Below is a window of Pseudomonas sp. B21-040 DNA.
TGATGTAACCGTGCACGGCGTTGGACATGATCACGCTGTCGATAATCGGCTTGATCGGCTCGGACACCAGCGCTTGCAGCGGGTGGGATTCGATCGGCAGACGGAAACCGGCGAGTTTGGCCATGTGCCCGGAGTTACCGGCGGTGACCACACCGACGCGCTTGGCGCCGATGAAACCCTTGTTGGTTTCAACGCCGATGCACACACCGTTTTCCTTGCGGAAACCGATCACTTCGGTCTGCTGGATCAGGTCCACGCCCAAGGCGTCGGCGGCACGGGCAAAGCCCCACGCCACGGCATCGTGACGGGCCACGCCACCGCGACGCTGGACGGTCGCGCCCATCACCGGGTAGCGGGTGTTTTTCGAGCAGTCGAGGTACGGAATCTCGTCGGCCACTTGTTTGGCATCGAGCAGTTCACCGTCCACGCCGTTGAGGCGGTTGGCGCTGACGCGACGCTCGGAATCACGGATGTCTTGCAGGGTGTGGCACAGGTTGTAAACGCCACGCTGGGAGAACATCACGTTGTAGTTCAGGTCCTGGGACAGGCCTTCCCACAGTTTCATTGCGTGTTCGTACAGGTGCGCCGACTCGTCCCACAGGTAGTTGGAGCGAACGATGGTGGTGTTGCGCGCGGTGTTACCGCCACCCAGCCAGCCCTTTTCGACCACGGCCACGTTGGTGATGCCGTGTTCCTTGGCCAGGTAGTAGGCGGTCGCCAGACCATGCCCGCCGCCGCCGACGATGACCACGTCATAGACCTTTTTAGGGGTCGGCGTGCGCCACATTTTCTGCCAGTTTTCGTGATGGCTGAGGGAGTGTTTGAAGAGGCCGAAGCCCGAGTAGCGTTGCATAGTCATTTACTCCAAAACCGCGCTCAGCGATAAACCGGGAAGTCCGCGCACAGTGCCGACACTTGCTGGGCAACATT
It encodes the following:
- a CDS encoding sarcosine oxidase subunit beta translates to MQRYSGFGLFKHSLSHHENWQKMWRTPTPKKVYDVVIVGGGGHGLATAYYLAKEHGITNVAVVEKGWLGGGNTARNTTIVRSNYLWDESAHLYEHAMKLWEGLSQDLNYNVMFSQRGVYNLCHTLQDIRDSERRVSANRLNGVDGELLDAKQVADEIPYLDCSKNTRYPVMGATVQRRGGVARHDAVAWGFARAADALGVDLIQQTEVIGFRKENGVCIGVETNKGFIGAKRVGVVTAGNSGHMAKLAGFRLPIESHPLQALVSEPIKPIIDSVIMSNAVHGYISQSDKGDLVIGAGIDGYNGYGQRGSYPVIEHTIQAIVEMFPVLSRVRMNRQWGGIVDTTPDACPIISKTPVPNMFFNCGWGTGGFKATPGSGNVFAASLAKGEMHPLAAPFSIDRFHNGALIDEHGAAAVAH